From a single Jatrophihabitans sp. genomic region:
- a CDS encoding non-ribosomal peptide synthetase, with protein sequence MTAAPAASSSTITAAFAQIVAARPGAVAVRCDGRSLTYAQLDRRANQLAHHLIQRGVTAEEPVAVVNDHSEALVISLLAILKAGGCYLGVDTRQPAERITAMLAAAGVRILLTGNPRPAVAGVEAVDVSALDLGAQPSTDPAAPSSPAQLAYLAYTSGSTGAPKAAMIPHAAVLRLVSQANFLTVHADDVFVQLAPLAFDASTLEIWAPLLNGATLVVAPAISSVSDIDRLVSRERVSVLWLTAGLFHQYANAGMAGLRGLRCLIAGGDVLAVPSVNRALAELPAVELVNGYGPTENTTFTCCHLIAGSQDERVPIGFPVSGTSVQLLDEDLRPVPDGEVGELCAGGLGLARGYLGRPGPTAERFVPDPSGQVAGGRLYRTGDLARRRADGALEFLGRLDDQLKIRGFRVEPGEVEAALRELPEVTDAAAVAQQARSGRRLVGFAVLAEPGSMSPMMLRRALHGLLPDYAVPAMIVVLDELPLTANGKVDRVALEARSGRSRPTALSSDYRPPRTETEQQVTDTWELLLDMTGIGVDDDFFELGGHSLIAVGITGELSAVSGVNLQARHFYENPTVSELAGLLDELRADQLGARAELAGK encoded by the coding sequence ATGACTGCCGCACCGGCTGCTTCCAGCTCGACGATCACCGCGGCCTTCGCCCAGATCGTGGCGGCGCGCCCCGGGGCGGTGGCGGTGCGCTGCGACGGGCGCTCGCTGACCTACGCCCAGCTCGACCGGCGCGCCAACCAGCTTGCCCACCACCTGATCCAGCGGGGCGTGACTGCCGAAGAGCCGGTGGCCGTGGTCAACGACCACAGCGAGGCGCTGGTGATCTCGCTGCTGGCCATCCTCAAGGCGGGCGGCTGCTACCTCGGCGTGGACACCCGGCAGCCGGCGGAGCGGATCACCGCGATGCTGGCCGCCGCCGGGGTGCGCATCCTGCTCACCGGCAACCCCCGACCTGCCGTCGCGGGTGTCGAGGCCGTGGACGTCTCCGCGCTCGACCTGGGCGCTCAGCCGAGCACCGATCCCGCGGCGCCCAGCTCGCCGGCGCAGCTGGCCTACCTCGCCTACACCTCGGGCTCCACCGGCGCGCCCAAGGCCGCGATGATCCCGCACGCGGCGGTGCTCCGGCTGGTGAGCCAGGCCAACTTTCTCACCGTGCACGCCGACGACGTGTTCGTGCAGCTGGCCCCGCTGGCCTTCGACGCCAGCACCCTGGAGATCTGGGCGCCGCTGCTCAACGGGGCGACGCTGGTGGTGGCGCCGGCGATCAGCTCCGTCAGCGACATCGACCGACTCGTGAGCCGGGAGCGGGTGAGCGTGCTCTGGCTCACCGCCGGGTTGTTCCACCAGTACGCCAACGCCGGCATGGCCGGGCTGCGCGGGCTGCGCTGCCTGATCGCCGGCGGGGACGTGCTGGCGGTTCCGAGTGTCAACCGCGCCCTGGCCGAGCTGCCGGCGGTCGAGCTCGTCAACGGCTACGGGCCGACCGAGAACACCACCTTCACCTGCTGCCACCTGATCGCCGGATCGCAGGACGAGCGGGTGCCGATCGGCTTTCCGGTCTCGGGCACCAGCGTCCAGTTGCTCGACGAGGACCTGCGCCCGGTGCCCGACGGCGAGGTCGGCGAGCTCTGCGCCGGCGGCCTGGGCCTGGCCCGCGGCTACCTCGGCCGGCCGGGACCCACCGCCGAGCGATTCGTGCCCGATCCGTCCGGCCAGGTCGCCGGCGGCCGGCTCTACCGCACCGGCGACCTGGCCCGGCGGCGCGCTGACGGCGCGCTGGAGTTTCTCGGCCGGCTCGACGACCAGCTCAAGATCCGGGGCTTCCGGGTCGAGCCCGGTGAGGTCGAAGCCGCGCTGCGGGAGCTGCCCGAAGTCACCGATGCCGCGGCGGTGGCCCAGCAGGCCCGCTCCGGCCGGCGGCTGGTCGGCTTCGCGGTGCTCGCCGAGCCCGGGTCGATGTCACCGATGATGCTGCGGCGGGCCCTGCACGGGCTGTTGCCGGACTACGCGGTGCCGGCGATGATCGTGGTGCTGGACGAGCTGCCGCTCACCGCGAACGGCAAGGTCGATCGGGTGGCGTTGGAGGCCCGGTCCGGCCGGAGCCGGCCCACGGCGCTGTCGAGTGACTACCGGCCGCCGCGGACCGAGACCGAGCAGCAGGTGACCGACACCTGGGAACTGCTGCTGGACATGACCGGCATCGGGGTGGACGACGACTTCTTCGAACTCGGCGGTCACTCGCTGATCGCGGTCGGCATCACCGGCGAGCTGAGCGCCGTCTCGGGCGTCAACCTGCAGGCCCGGCACTTCTACGAGAACCCCACCGTCTCAGAACTGGCCGGCCTGCTCGATGAGCTGCGGGCCGACCAGCTCGGCGCGCGAGCCGAGCTGGCGGGAAAGTGA
- a CDS encoding response regulator transcription factor, translating to MSLRILICHELPIVRDGLSTTLNAESDIEVVGATDSGIHAILLARTARPDVIVTGLTLYGISGLELIKRMGQERISPQPKVVVFAMNHSDQMITDVLHAGADGLLVKEATADELSAAIRAAARGQIMLAPLVANRLVSWFRRQDSQPEEQLRPALAALTPRERQVLLLIAQGKSTEEVADELAIGVTTVRTHVYRLRCKLDVKDRAQMVSVAYRSGMMVAS from the coding sequence GTGTCTCTGCGTATTCTCATCTGCCACGAGCTGCCGATCGTCCGGGATGGATTGTCCACGACGCTGAATGCGGAATCCGATATCGAAGTCGTCGGCGCCACCGACAGCGGAATACACGCTATTTTGCTGGCCCGAACCGCCAGGCCTGATGTCATCGTCACCGGGCTGACTCTTTACGGCATCTCCGGCCTCGAACTCATCAAGCGGATGGGGCAGGAGCGGATCAGCCCGCAGCCCAAGGTGGTGGTGTTCGCGATGAACCATTCCGATCAGATGATCACCGATGTGCTGCACGCCGGCGCCGACGGCCTGCTCGTGAAGGAGGCCACCGCTGACGAGCTCAGCGCGGCGATCCGGGCCGCCGCCCGCGGCCAGATCATGCTCGCCCCGCTCGTGGCCAACCGCCTGGTGAGCTGGTTCCGCCGCCAGGACAGCCAGCCGGAGGAGCAGCTGCGCCCGGCGCTGGCGGCGTTGACCCCGCGCGAGCGCCAGGTGCTGCTGTTGATCGCGCAGGGCAAGAGCACCGAGGAGGTCGCCGACGAGCTCGCCATCGGGGTCACCACGGTCCGCACCCACGTGTACCGGCTGCGCTGCAAGCTGGACGTCAAGGACCGCGCCCAGATGGTGTCGGTGGCCTACCGCTCGGGGATGATGGTCGCCAGCTGA